One window of the Zea mays cultivar B73 chromosome 3, Zm-B73-REFERENCE-NAM-5.0, whole genome shotgun sequence genome contains the following:
- the LOC103649704 gene encoding flavonoid 3',5'-hydroxylase CYP75B138, with product MEATAPANLFYAAFLFLSVLYLAVTRRRTSRLPPGPTGLPLVGSLPFLDRNLHACFAGLAAKYGPVFAIRLGSKVEIVVTSPELAHEVLRDKDPVFSNRVIPDAGRAVAFDGVENIVGVPVGPKWRLLRRLCAQEMLSPAGLDSLYGLRRREFRSTLRYLYSQSQAGEPVDLGALMFVNMMNVVTSTLWGGTIGSESERAAIGKEFRALVAKLTELLGTPNLSDFFPVLAPFDLQGVRKKMERIRVRFDQIFDKIIQQRVNAQQDGSKMATDFLECMLKMEREGGDGKATFTMTDVKSLLLDMVVAGTETMSNTVEWAIAEMLQKPEVLRKVQEELDKVVSRDAIVEESQLPELRYLRMVIKETLRLHPALPLMVPHSPSEESTIGGFHVPAGCRVFVNVWAIHRNPLVWSEPLEFNPERFSGDDDGRRWDFTGRQFDYLPFGSGRRICAGIAMADKMTTYSLAMLLQAFDWKLPQGTELDLSEKFGVVMKKATPLMVIPKSRFPKPDLYCS from the exons ATGGAGGCCACGGCACCAGCAAACCTTTTCTACGCTGCTTTCCTTTTTCTGTCGGTACTGTATCTCGCCGTCACCCGGCGCCGCACCAGCCGCCTGCCGCCTGGACCGACGGGCCTACCGCTTGTGGGCAGCCTCCCTTTCCTCGACCGGAACCTACACGCCTGCTTCGCTGGCCTCGCCGCGAAGTACGGTCCTGTCTTCGCCATCCGTCTGGGCTCCAAGGTGGAAATCGTTGTCACCTCCCCGGAGCTGGCCCACGAGGTCCTCCGTGACAAGGACCCTGTCTTCTCCAACCGCGTCATCCCCGACGCCGGCCGCGCGGTGGCGTTCGACGGCGTGGAGAACATCGTGGGCGTCCCGGTCGGACCCAAGTGGCGCCTGCTCCGGCGCCTCTGCGCGCAGGAGATGCTGAGCCCCGCAGGCCTCGACAGCCTGTACGGCCTTCGCCGGCGCGAGTTCAGGTCTACCCTGCGCTACCTCTACTCCCAGTCCCAGGCCGGCGAGCCGGTGGACCTCGGCGCCCTGATGTTCGTCAACATGATGAACGTGGTCACCAGCACCCTCTGGGGTGGCACCATCGGGAGCGAGAGCGAGCGAGCTGCCATAGGGAAGGAGTTCAGGGCACTCGTCGCCAAGTTGACCGAGCTCCTCGGCACGCCCAACCTATCCGACTTCTTTCCGGTGCTAGCGCCGTTCGACCTGCAGGGCGTCCGGAAGAAGATGGAGCGGATCAGGGTGCGCTTCGACCAGATATTCGACAAGATCATCCAGCAGAGGGTGAACGCCCAGCAGGACGGCAGCAAGATGGCCACTGACTTCCTCGAGTGCATGCTCAAGATGGAGAGGGAAGGCGGGGACGGCAAGGCCACCTTCACTATGACTGACGTCAAGTCTCTGCTCCTG GACATGGTGGTCGCCGGGACGGAGACCATGTCAAATACCGTGGAATGGGCCATCGCAGAGATGCTGCAGAAACCTGAGGTTCTTCGGAAGGTGCAAGAAGAGCTCGACAAGGTGGTGTCCAGGGACGCCATCGTGGAGGAGTCCCAGCTTCCTGAGCTCCGCTACCTCCGGATGGTGATCAAGGAAACGCTCCGGCTGCACCCAGCACTGCCCCTCATGGTGCCGCACTCCCCGAGCGAAGAGTCCACGATCGGCGGGTTCCACGTCCCGGCCGGCTGCCGCGTCTTCGTCAACGTCTGGGCCATCCACAGGAACCCCCTGGTGTGGAGCGAGCCTCTCGAGTTCAACCCCGAGAGGTTCAGCGGGGACGACGACGGCCGCAGGTGGGATTTCACGGGCAGACAGTTCGACTACCTCCCCTTCGGGTCCGGGAGGAGGATCTGCGCCGGCATCGCCATGGCCGACAAGATGACTACGTACTCGCTGGCCATGCTGCTGCAGGCGTTCGACTGGAAGCTGCCGCAGGGTACCGAGCTGGACCTATCCGAGAAGTTCGGAGTCGTGATGAAGAAGGCTACGCCACTGATGGTCATACCCAAGTCAAGGTTCCCTAAGCCCGATCTGTATTGTTCCTGA